The DNA segment CAACGGCCCTTCCGTCCTGCATTGAACATAATCGGAACAGGGAGTGGATGCTGTATGATGACATTTTTCACAACACGGGTTCGCTAAAACCTTCATCGTTTCCCCTCCCTTATTTAAATCTTTTCAGAATATCCGGCACCAGGCCGGAATTCATATTCCCAAAAACCTGACCGTTGATGGTCATGACAGGAGCCAGGCCACAGGCTCCAATACAAGCAACGGTTTCCAACGTGAATCTTTGATCAGCGGTAGTCTCTCCGGCAACAATTGCGAGTTCACGTTCAATCTCAGAAAGTACTTTCTGAGCGCCCCTGACGTGACAGGCCGTTCCCATACAAACCCGGATCAAATTACGGCCTGTTGGTTTCAGTCTGAACTGAGCATAGAAAGTAACGACGCCAAATACTTTTGCCTCAGGAATCTTCAGTCCTTTGGCAATGGCCCGCATGACGGCCTCAGGAAGATAACCATACACTTCCTGAGCTTCCTGGAGAACCGGAATAAGAGCACCATCATGACCCTGATAAGCAGAGAGGATCTCATTCAGCCTGTATTGGTTGGAATCGGCAAATACTGCCTCTTGTTTAGAGTCACAACACTTACACATATTCACTCTCCTTAAATTGTCATAATCTTCGCAAATATGATTATGGAACATAGATTACACCATTTTCTGTAAGCAGTAAAGACATTTTAAAATCGTGATCCTCTGCTGCAATTTTTTCAACCAGCTGGCAATCGTACGCCAAACCGACGATGCAGACGTCTTTCCTTAATTGAGGTAGAAAACGGTCATAAAAGCCTTTGCCGAAACCAATCCTTTCGCCTTGCCTGTCGAATACGACACCCGGAACCAGAATCAGATCAATTTCTTCTGGGGGTACCGGATGCAAGCGATCAGGACGCGGCTCTCTGATCCCAAAAGTCCCTGACTGCACATCATCTTTAACATTTCTGATCTCACACGGAATGATAGTTTCCCCCTGACATAACGGAATGATCAGCTTTTTTCGTGCTTCGAGCGTTTCTTCGGCAACCCCGGTAGTTTCTGCTTCATCCCAATAATTTAAGTACATCATAATTATCTCAGCGTTCTGATAAGCTGGCAAAGACATTATATTCCTCTGAATCCGATCATTTTTTTGCCTACGTTCATCAGCTGTCATGACCCTCCTGATTTGAAGAACTTTTTTTCGGAATAAATCTTTTTCTTTTTCGTTCACGTTCTGCTTCCTCCTGGTCATATGTCTGCATTATAGAGCAAAATTAATCAAATTTTCGACATTAATCACTTCTAAAATTGCAATTTCCTAACAATGATGTTCGTTTAGCATTTTTCCCCTAAGAAATTATCCCCATCCGCAGTAGCCAAAGAACAAGTTTTTTCATGGTTTATCCACATTATCCACAACCGTTGTGGATAAATATTGCATCCTATGTTTTTCTTATACCTATTCTTTTTTGTCGATTTTTTCACCATAATAAATAAAAAATATAAAGTTTTTGATAATTTTGATAATTATTAATGAATAATCGAATATAAACTGATGTAACTGCGTCCTCCAATTTTACAGATTTAAGCCAGGAACTGCATTTAACTTCCATGAAGCATAATCATCATTCATAAAGCGATAATAACCGGCTAGTGCAATCATCGCACCATTGTCGGTACAGTATACCGGCGAAGGATAAACAAAAGAGATCCCGCGGTGATCCAGTTCCTGCTGCAGCGCTTGCCGCAAATTGCTGTTTGCTGCAACCCCGCCGGCCAGGGCCAAGGTCTTAACCGGATATTTTTCCAAGGCCCGGAGGGTTTTCTGCACAAGCACCTCCACAACGGCAGCCTGGAAAGAAGCTGCCAGGTCGGCAGTATTCAAAACTTCGCCCTTCATCCGGGCCCTGTTTAAGGTATTAAGAACCGAGGACTTTAACCCGCTGAAACTAAAATCAAAGCTCCCGGTCTCCAGCATCGCTTTGGGAAAATCAAAAGCTGCTGCGTTTCCTTGGAAAGCAGCTTTCTGGATATTCGGACCGCCCGGATATCCAAATCCGAGCGCCCGGGCTACTTTGTCAAAGGCTTCCCCGGCAGCATCATCCCTGGTTCTGCCGATCACTTCATAGTCTAGATGCCCCCTAAAAATAATCAGATTGGTATGTCCGCCGGATGCCAAAAGCGCCAGCAGCGGGAAACGCAAGCCCGGATGCTCCAAGAAATTGGCATAAACATGCCCCTCCAGATGGTTGACGCCGATTAAAGGAATGTCTGCTGCATAGGCCATGGCTTTGGCAGCAGATACTCCCACCAGGAGAGACCCTACCAGCCCCGGGCCGTACGTCACTGCAACCGCAGAAAGATCTTTAAATCCCATACCTGCTTGTCCGAGGGCCTCTGCAACTACCTGGCTGATATGCAGACAGTGTTCCCGTGATGCTATTTCCGGGACAACGCCGCCATACTTTTGATGGGTACCAATCTGAGATGAGATGATGTGACTTTTTAAATCCGTACCGTTGGCTAGGACTGCCGCCGACGTCTCATCACAACTCGTTTCAATACCTAAAATTATTACATTCTTGTTATTGTCCACAATACTCCTCCAACGAGACCAGTTAAGTTCTACTAGAGACTGGCCCACATAATCAGTGCATCCTCCTGGTTGTCGGAATAGTACCCTTTGCGTACTCCGGCGGCCTTAAAACCTAATTTCTCATACAGATTCCGCGCCGCCTGATTAGATACCCGGACTTCCAGTGTAAACCGCAGCACGCCTTTGGCAATCATCTGATAAATCACGTTTTTCATCAGGTATTCACCCCAGCCCTTACCGCGGCATCCCGGCCAGATTGCAACATTTGTAATATGGCCCTCTCCCATGACGATCCAAAGCCCTATATAGCCAATAACCTTGTGATCCAGTTCTAGGCAAAAATAATTGGCTAAAACATTATTTTTCAGTTCTGATGTAAAGGACTCCGTTGTCCATGGCGTGGCAAACGATACTTCCTCAATCGCCACAATGGATGGGATATCCTCAAGCTGCATAGGACGAACGATAGCCTCCGCCTCAGGTTCCCTATTCTGTTCGGCCTGACCTCTTTTTAACATTTTTATCACCTGAATATCAGTATTCTTTTTAATGATGTTTCAGAATTATAGTATGTTGAGAATACCAATATGACTACTGCATTGTACCTTGTTTCTTAAGATAATTGGTTTCAGCTTCTGAGAGACGAATATAAATGGGTTCCAGGGCCTGAAAATTCCCGTCAAAGCATCTTGCCTTCCACTGTTCCCAAACCTCACATGCTGCATAGGCTCCTCTGGGCAGGTACTGGTATTCGGACAGCAGAACGGCCTGGCTGCCGAGTTGTTCCTCCAGAAATTTTCTGGCTCCGGTAACCGCATCCCCAACAAAAAAACAAGGTTTTTGAAGTTCCTTCAACTTCGCTGTGAGCGCCTCCGGCGTAACAGCCTTCGGCCCGTCCAGGCACTCTCTGCCTTCCCGCCAAATATAGCGGGCATAATACCATTCATTTTTACGGGCGTCAAGGATCACAACGGTTTCTTCCGGCCTGCCCTTTCCGGCCCAGGCTAGCGTATCCAGCGAAGTAATTCCGACCAAAGGGATATTGAGGACCTGTGCAAGTCCCTGGGCTGTGGCAATTCCGATCCTGATGCCGGTAAACGACCCCGGACCCCGGACTGCGCCGATAAAATCAAGATCCACGGGTTTCCAGTCGGCAGCATTCAGCAGCTGATCCAGCATCGGGATCAGTCTTTCAGAATGGGTTTTTCCAGTGTTCAGAAATCCCTCTCCGACCAGCCTGCCATCCTGACCCAGGGCCAGCGCAGTCATCTTTGTCGTTGTATCGATTGTCAGATATTTCATAAGCCTCACTGCTCTTAATTATTTTTTCTTAGGACCACAGATTTATTCTAAAGCTTTTTAGCAAGTATGATGTCAAAAATTGAGCATAATTAAACGTGTTTGATCACCGCTTCCCTGAATTCTGATTTCGAGCCTGTCTTCCGGCAGTAAATCCACAATGATTTCCGGCCATTCCAGCAGACAGACACAGTCATCCCGGAAATAATCGGCAACACCAATGATTTCTGCTTCTTCCGGGTAGCGGAGCCTGTATAAATCCATATGAATCAGTTTCAGTCCATCAATTTTGGTACTGTATTCCTGAATTAAGGTAAATGTCGGACTTGTCATGGTGTCCGTAACCCCGAGCCCTTCACCGAGCCCTTTTGCCAGGACTGTTTTACCCGAGCCCAGATCTCCATAAAGACAAATGACCGTGCCTTCCCGGATACTTTGTCCGAGCAGTTTTCCGAGAAGAAAAGTCTCCTCAGAACTTGTCGATTCAATCAGCCGTTCCATATTTTCACGCTCCCGTCTCACTCGGGCTTTACGATCAGACCATTGATCAATACTGTACGGGGCGTGGCCTCAAAATTGAGCGGCTTGCCCTCCCATACGACAATATCAGCATCTTTTCCTACTTCCAGAGATCCGACTCTGTCAGCTACTCCGAGTATTTCAGCCGGCCAGATCGTGATTGCTTTCAGCGCATCTTCTTCCTCAAGTCCGTTGCGGACAGCCATCGCTGCACACAGCGGCAGATGCTCGATAGGGGTGACGGAATGATCAGTGATGATCGCTATTTTAAGTCCTGCTTTGTTCAATACTCCCGGCGTGCTGAATGTTTTATCTTTAAGCTCTACTTTAGCCCTGTTTGTGAAAGAAGGACCGACAGCCGCTGGATAGCCATACTGCTGAAGAACATCGGCAATTTTATGCCCTTCAGTACAGTGATCCAGAACAAGGTCCACGTCAAACTCGCGGGCTATACGGATAGCAGTCATGATATCATCTGTCCTGTGGGCATGCGCTCTGAGCGGTATTTTTTTGTCCAGTACAAGATTGATGGTTTCAAGCCCCAGGTCCCGTTCAGGAAGTTTGTCCAAATCCTTTTGGCCTTGTTCCAATTTCTCCCGATAGTTTTGAGCATCCACCAACGCCTGCCGGAGCAAGGCTGCAGTTCCCATCCGCGTCATCGGCATTTTTTTCTGTTCTCCGTATACAAATTTGGGGTTTTCACCAAACGCAATTTTGAGTCCCGCAGGATCTCTCAGGATCATTTCTTCGACCACACGACCCGCCGTTTTGACAACAACACCTGTACCCCCAATGACATTTGCACTTCCGGGGCAGGTAAAAGCAGCGGTGACTCCTCCGAGCCGTGCATCCCTGAAGCCTTCATCTTCAGGATGAATTCCGTCAATTGCACGAAGTTCTGGGGTCAGGGGATCCGTCATTTCATTCAGGTCGTCACCTTCATGCTGATAGATTTCTTCTCCAATCCCGACGTGGCAGTGCGCATCAATGAAACCAGGCAAAACCCATTTTCCCCTGGCGGACACAATATGTACCGGCTCTTCTGTACTTAGGCCAAACATTTCTCTGAACGCACTTTCTTCGTCTTCATCTGCCTCCGCAGCCGAATGCTTTATAATTTTTGCAATTTTACTGTCTTTGACCAAAATACTCCCTGTAAATTCAGGCTCTCCGGTCATCGGCTTGATATTTCCGCCGGCAATAATGATCTGTTGATTGCTCATATGAAATATTTCCTCACTTTAAGGTATTATCGTACAAATACATTATAATGGCTATTTAAACGCCTTCACGCTTCCTGTACCGTCGTCCATGCTGCGCTCACAGCGAAACTGTGGCCCCCAGACTGATTTATAGAGTTTTTTTCAGAAGATCTTCATGCCTGAATGTTACTCTTTGTATGAAGTTATTTCAAGAATGATTTATTAAATATCCTTCATCGAGAGGCTGACTCGACCTCTGGCGTGATCAATACTGAGGACTCTGACCTTCACGATATCGCCGACCGAGATAACTTCCATCGGATGTCTGACATAACTGTTGCTGAGTTCCGAAATATGAACCAATCCGTCATTCTTGACGCCAATATCGACGAATGCGCCAAAGTCAACAATGTTCCTGACCGTCCCTTCCAGACTTATTCCTACCTGCAGATCCTCCAATTTAGTGATATCTTGACGCAGCAGCGGGCGCGGCAGGTCTTCACGCGGATCCCTCCCCGGTCTCAGCAAAGCCTCGAGAATATCTTTAACAGTCGGTACGCCTGCCTGAAGTTCCTCAGCCAACTCCTCAGCGCTGAAACCTCCCAACGCAGCGCGCACCTGCTCCGGATTTGTTTTGAGGTTCATCGCTGTTAAATTGGCTTTCTTCAGGATTGCCGAGGCGACATCATAAGACTCTGGATGAACCGGTGTGTTTTCCAGACAATTATTTCCATCCGGCAACCGGATAAAACCGGCACATTGTATATAGGTCTGCTCCCCGAGCCGGGATACCTTCTTCAGTTCTTCCCTGCAACGGAATTTGCCGTTCTTCTCCCTGTAGGAAACAATATTTTTGGCGACTGTATAATTCAATCCGGAGACAAATTTCAGAATAGACGGAGAAGCTGTATTCAAGTTGACTCCGACTGTATTGACGCAGGATTCGACGACACCGCCCAGCGAGCTTTCCAAAACCCTAGGCTGGATATCGTGCTGATACTGACCAACGCCGATTGCTTTCGGTTCAATCTTGACAAGCTCAGCCAAAGGATCCTGCAATCTGCGGGCGATGGATACCGCGCTTCTCAGCGAAAGATCAAAATCCGGGAATTCTTCTTTGGCCAGTGGCGAAGCCGAATATACCGAAGCCCCTGCCTCGCTGACAATAATGTATTCCAACGGAAGCCCGCTTTCCCGGATGAATTCGGTGACAAGCTCCTCCGTTTCGCGGGAAGCTGTTCCATTGCCGATTGCAATAATCTGGACGCCATACTGCTCCACCACTTTGGCAATGAGCTGTTTGGCTTCTTGCTTTTTATTCTGTGGAGGGTTTGGATAGATCACCCCTACCTCTCCAAGCTTTCCTGTATCATCGATCAGCGCCCACTTACAGCCTGTCCTGTAACCGGGATCGAGCCCCATGATCACTTTATCTCTTACCGGCGGCTGCAGCAGAAGCTGCCGCAAGTTGGCGGAAAACACTTTGACAGCTTGTTCTCCTGCCCTGCTGGTAATCTCGGCCCGGATCTCCCTTTCGATTGATGGGTAGATCAGCCGCTTATAGCTATCCTGCAAGGCCTCTTTCATCAACTCCTGGCAGGGGCCCCCCTGCAGGTATTTCTTTTCCAGTAATTGCAGAATCTTATCCGCTTCAATCTCAAGCCCTACGGAAAGGAATTCTTCCTTTTCTCCTCTGTTCAAAGCCAGAACCCGGTGCGGCGGAATTTTACGGACAGGTTCCTTATATTCATAGTACATCTCATACGGCGAACGCTCTTCTTTTTTTGCCTTGGCTGTGATTTCTGCCCATTCATAGATCCTGGTCCGGACTAGTTTTCTTGTTTCCGCATCATCGGAAACGTTCTCGGCAATTATATCCTGGGCCCCGCTCAAGGCCTCAGCAGCATCATGGACACCCAAATCGGGATTAAGATACTTAGCGGCCTCTTCCTGCAGGCTTCCTTCGGCAGGCTGGTTGAATAACCAATCCGCCAGAGGCTCCAAACCCTTTTCTCTGGCTATCGAGGCCCTGGTTCTTTTTTTCTGCTTGTACGGCCGGTACAAGTCTTCGACTTCCTGCAGTTTGGCGGCAGCTTCTATTTTGGATCTCAAACCGTCATCTAGCTTGCCCTGTTCGTTAATCAAGCGAATGACTTCCTCTTTTCTGAGCTCCAGGTTCCTGATATATTCCAGCCGATCTGCCATGGTTCTGAGTACAGTTTCATCCAATTCTCCGGTTGCTTCTTTGCGGTAGCGTGCAATAAACGGAATGGTATTCCCCTGGTCCAGGAGCTTTACCGTTTCCCCGACCTGCCAGGTTTTCAATCCTAACTCCCTCGAAATGACGCTAATAAAGTCCATTATGTTTTTTCCTCCAATCATGGGAACATGGGGACGTTTCTTTTGCCCCTTCGAGGGGATAAAAGAAACGTCCCCATGTCTCCCCTCCGTATAAAAAACAGCGTCAGGTGTTAGAAGCCTGTACGCTGCGTTATTCCGTACTATGTAATTTGGCCTCATCCATTGAAATCCTTCAGATCTCTGTCAGCCCAAGGCTTATTTCAATAGCTTCATCAACCCTGAGCATTACTTCCTCATCGAGCACTGCGACTTTTTCCTTCAAACGGCTCTTATCGATCGTTCTGATTTGTTCAGTCAAAATAACAGAATCTCTTTCCAAACCACTTCGTTTCGCTTTGACTTCCACATGGGTCGGCAGTTTGGCTTTTGAAATCTGGGATGTAATCGCTGCGATAATTGTTGTCGGGCTATACTGGTTTCCAATATCATTCTGAATAACCAAGACCGGCCTGGTGCCGCCTTGTTCAGAACCTACAACGGGGTTTAGTTCCGCATAAAAAATCTCCCCGCGTTTAATACTCATACCCGACACTCCAAGCTAGTTTCCCTTCATAACGCATGGTTGCCTCTTCTTCAGCCTGGCATAAATCTACTGCCATCGACAGGTTGATTTGAGCCATTTCAACATATCCCTGCCGCATCTGCTCTCGTATTCCTGCTTTTCGCCGTTCAATCAATACACTGTAAACAGCTTCTTTGATAAAATCACTCCGGTTTAACTTCTCTGACGATACGATTTCGTCTACTTCCTCAATAATGCTTTCCGGCAAACATACAACAATACGCCTAGTCTCTGCCAAGCAAGGCACCCCCTTCATGGCCACGGAAGGCCCCATTAAGCAATCCTATTTTATTATAGCGACTCACCCTCTAAAGTGTCAACGAAGACACGGCCGGGTACAAGCAATATTCAATCATTCTTTCTGATTTTCAGCATGTAATTTTTTCCTATTGGAATCCTATTTAGATCCGGTTATGGATCCTGCCGTAAGAAAACGCTCTATAACCGCATGATGTGCTGCTTTTTCCAGAGAGTCTTCTAGCATTTGAAGCTGATAAGCCGGATCCTTTCTTCTTGTCGCCAGACCCAGCAGCAGGTCGGCAATATGGGGATTTTTAGGCAGCAACGGTCCATGAAGGTAAGTTCCAAAAACATTTTTATACCGTACACCCTCCTGTAAATCCTCTCCGTTATTGCCATAACCCCTCAGCACTCTTCCCAAGGAATTCAGCTCTGGTCCAAGATAGGTCTTCCCGGAATGGTTCTCAAATCCGACCATGGTATTGTGCACCCCAACTTCATCGGACTGCCGGGAAATGTTTTCTGACATGGAACCCAAAAGCTCAGATGACATTTCAACAATGGCATTGCCGATCAGTCGTTTATTTCCAGCAATAGTATAGAAGTCCAGTATGCCTAGTCCCGAAATTTTCTCCCCGTCTCCGGTCTGATAATACTGCCCCAAAAGCTGGTAACCGCCGCAAATGGTCAACATGACAAGTCCATCGTCGATCGCTGCTTTAAGCTCTGAGGATCTTGTGCTTAAATCCTGAACCAAAAGGCTTTGCTCCCGGTCTGAGCCGCCCCCTAGAAAAAGAATATCCGCCTCGGAAAAATTCATTTCTTCCCCCAAAGATATTCTGCGTATCTCGACATCAATGCCGCGCCACCTGCATCTGGCAGCCAGCGCTAGAACATTTCCTCTGTCGCCGTATAAATCAAGCAAATCCGGATAAAGATGAAAAATGGTGAGCTTCATATATTTACCGCCTTACGCTGTTTTTCTCCGGTTTTTCTTCTCACCAGAATATCCCGCATCGGGAAAAGGGCAGTGTAGGTTGGCAGAATAAATACGGCTTCTCCCTCTGCTATGCTTGCAGCCGCCTCAACCGCTGACACCGTGTTGGCGCTTGGCTGTTCCAGCATCTCCACCGCTTTTTCCAGAGAATGTTCCATTGTAATTCTGTCTTCCTTAATTCCGGCATACTTCAGTCGCAAAGCCATGTCCTCAGCTCTTAAACCGGAGCATATGATTTGTTTCACGTCATCCTGACGCAAAGCCAAAATTTCAAAGTCGACATCCCATAACCAAGATATATCCCGGCCATCGGCCGCCAGATCGTTAATCGCAATCAGCAAGCGGACAGACCGAGGCAGTTCTGCAATGGTATGGATGACCTGATTAAAACCTGTTGGATTTTTCACCAGGGTCAACGTTGCCTCACATCCGGGAAGCGAAAACTGTTCCATTCGCCCGGCATCGGAAACATACCGGTTCAGTCCGGCACCAATATCCTCTCTGGATATCTGCAGACGGTCCGCAGCACAGAAAGCTGCCAGTGCGTTATACAGATTATAATACCCTTGCAAAGGTACCTGATAGACGCGGTCGTCATGGTCATCATCTATCCTGAACGAGATCTCCCTGCTTTCCACTTTGACTTCTTTCGTTTCAATATAAGGATCAGGCCGGCTGAAACCGCAGCCAGGACACCTATAGTACCCTAACTGACCGTAATGAAACAGCGTGTAAGACAATTCCTGACCACAGTGCGAACAGTATCGTCCTTCCCGCGTTTCCGTGCTGTCGGCAGAGCTTGTGGGCAGTGTGCTTACCCCAAAGTAAAATACACCTTTCCGGCCGGTTCCGATCTGAGCAACTAGCGGATCATCCGCATTCAGCACCAGTTCTGTTGCGGCAGGCAGCGACTCTTTTACCAGCTTGATCGTCGTATCCAATTCGCCATACCTATCCAACTGATCCCGAAAGAAATTCGTAATCACAGCAAGTCGTGGAGTCAGCTGCCTGCATAGCCCCGGCAGTGTAGCCTCATCCACTTCGAGCAGCAGGACAGAAGCTTGCGGCATGCCGGCAAATGTAGTATTCTGCAGTAATACTCCTGTAATCCCCGTAAGCATATTGGCCCCTTCCCGGTTAAAAGCAATCTTTTTTCCGGCTGTCTTCAGGATGGAAGCGAGTAGGTTGTTCGTTGTCGTTTTGCCGTTGGTCCCCGTAATAATCACCGCGCCTTCCGCAAAACTGGAAGCCAAAAGGCCAATAATATTGGGGCAAATCTTAAGCGCAATAAATCCAGGGAAGGTTGTGCCTTTCTTCCCCAAAAGCCGCATCAATATCAATACGATTTTTCCTGTCCAAAGCGCCAGGTAGAAACGGATTTTCATCAGGAGCTGCTCCTTATTTTTTAGTTGTTGTAACAACATACTTCTTTGTTATTTCCAAACATTCTTAAACATCCCTATTAATATAACCTAACTTACACCTAAAATAAACAGCAACTTAAGGGCTTGCTTGTTTTTCAAGAAAATTTGACTGGTGCCAAGCTTTTAGCGGCAGGCCCTTCTCGACAAAAGCTGTCCTGGAATCTATAATATTTTTAAAGATAAAAAGCAGGGAGCAAGCAATCCTATGATCATTCCCTATCGGGGCGTTAGGCCGTCGGTGGCAGAAACTGTCTATGTGGCGGACGGCGCAAAAATCATTGGCAGCGTAACCATCGGGGACCACGCAAGTATCTGGTTCAATTGTGTTCTGCGCGGAGATATTGCCCCGATTACCATCGGTCAAAGAACAAACATTCAGGACTTAAGTGTTATCCATGTGAATACCGATCTGCCGACACTTATTGAAGATGAGGTTTCTGTCGGCCATGGTTGTATCCTCCACAGTTGTACGATTCGTAAAGGCTCTCTGATCGGGATGGGTGCAATCATCATGAACGAAGCTGTCATTGGTGAAAATTCGATTGTGGGCGCTGGCTCCCTGGTCCCGGAAAGAAAGATATTTCCTCCAAAATCACTGATTCTTGGCTCTCCCGCCAGGGTAATCAGAGAAATTACCCCGGAAGAATTGATATCCATTCGCCAAATAGCAGAGAGGTACGTGGCCAAAGGCCAGGAATATCTTTTTCAATGATACCCGATATAGTTATTGTCTTTGCCGTAAAAAAAAGATAGCTGAAATACTTTATCAACTATCTTTTTTATCTGTTTTTTTGTAAGCGTAATGCCCGGTTAGTTGTATACCGATAGCTAAAAATGGTTTACTGTTTCACGACCACAATACTGTCCCCCGGTTTAATCCATCCCGGAGACAGGACTTTGGTAAAAATCCCCTCACGCGGCATCACGCAGTCCCCGGCAAGCCGTTTAATGGCGCATCCGCTGTTATGGCATTGTTTGCCGATCTGGGTCACTTCCATCAGCGTCTCACCGATTTTAAGCTTTGTACCAATGGGAAGCTCATACAGAATAATGCCTTCGGTCGTGAGGTTTTCCGCAAATCTACCGTTATCCAGCCCGGTGAGTCCGGCCTGTTTTAATTTTTCAACACTTTCTGTCCCAAGCAAGCTGACCTGTCTGTGCCAGTTGGCAGCATGCGCATCCCCTACTAAACCATGATCCACTTTAAAATAGCCTTTTTCAATTTCTTGCTTCGGAACCCCTGTTGTTTCACTAATATTGACAGCAATTATTTTTGGCATTCGGGTACCCCTTCCTTTAAGACAAATATTTCTCGACGATAAGATCCGCTACAGCTTGATAATCGTTGATATCGATCACCGGAACCGGAACTGCAAGATCATTGATATCCGTGATAACACCAATTAAATTCTCCAAAGGTGAAACAATAGCGGTGCCTACTTCTCTTCGTACAACTTCAAACCGTGGTCTTTGGGACATTTTGAATCCTTCAACCAGGATGATATCGATGTCTTCAATCATCGCAATCACATCTTCAATATCTTTCTTCATCTCGGTTTTCTGAATGATAGCATATTGGTCTGGCCCGATAATCGCCGTAGATCTTGCACCTGCCTCGGCAAACCGCCAACTGTCTTTACCTGGTTGATCGATATTGAAGCGGTGAGCATCGCTCTTGATCACACCGACCTTGAAGCCGCGTTCCGTCATTTCTCTGATGAGCTTTTCCAAGAAAGTTGTCTTTCCGGTACCTGATTTCGCAGCAACAAAACATATGACTGGAACATCATTCACAGTGCTCTCCCCCTGTCTGTTGTTTGTTAAATTGGCTGCGCACACTCTTCGGCAGTCCCTTTTAGAATTTCTATACCGTGCTCCAACGACTGCAGAGCAACAGTCAGACATTCTTTAACACCTTTAGGGCTTCCCGGTAAATTGATAATCACGGTTTTGCCTCTGATCCCGGCGGCCGCTCTGGAAAGCATCGCTCTGGGCGTGACCTTCAGGCTCTCCAGTCTCATCGCCTCGGGAATTCCCGGAGTGAGCCTTTCGACGACAGCCAGCGTAGCTTCCGGGGTCACATCCCTCGGTGAAAACCCAGTTCCTCCGGTCGTGAATATCACATCAACTTTGCATTCGTCGGCATATTCAATCAGCTTGGCTTCAATGATCTTCTGTTCATCCGGAACAATTTCCAGAATCCTAACTTCCCAGCCGATCTCTTCAACCATATTTTTAATGACCTGCCCGCTTAAGTCCTCGCGTTCTCCTCTGGATCCTTTGTCACTGGCTGTGATAACACCTACAGTGATCATCGTCTTTCACCTCTTTAAAGTTTTTTGAATAGTACGTCTGTCATTTTTGTTCTGGATATCTTGTTCATTTCTTGTTCATAATTTGTTATTTATTAAGTCTCTTAAATATTTTATTTTGTTTTATCCGACCGGACATAATTGCCGCTTTTGCCGCCGGACTTGCTGACCAGACAGATATCCCCGATCGCCATATCCTTTTCTGCGGCCTTGCACATGTCATAGATGGTAAGCGCTGCGACAGAAACTCCCGTAAGGGCTTCCATTTCGACGCCGGTCTGGCCGGAGTTATTAACTGTTACCTGAATTTCAATCTTGCTTTCCTGGTCGTTGATTTTAAAAGAAACATCTATTCCCGACAACAGCAGCGGGTGGCACATCGGAATAATATCAGAAGTCTTTTTGGCACCCATGATACCTGCAACCTGCGACACCGCCAGTACA comes from the Dehalobacter sp. genome and includes:
- a CDS encoding amidohydrolase family protein is translated as MSNQQIIIAGGNIKPMTGEPEFTGSILVKDSKIAKIIKHSAAEADEDEESAFREMFGLSTEEPVHIVSARGKWVLPGFIDAHCHVGIGEEIYQHEGDDLNEMTDPLTPELRAIDGIHPEDEGFRDARLGGVTAAFTCPGSANVIGGTGVVVKTAGRVVEEMILRDPAGLKIAFGENPKFVYGEQKKMPMTRMGTAALLRQALVDAQNYREKLEQGQKDLDKLPERDLGLETINLVLDKKIPLRAHAHRTDDIMTAIRIAREFDVDLVLDHCTEGHKIADVLQQYGYPAAVGPSFTNRAKVELKDKTFSTPGVLNKAGLKIAIITDHSVTPIEHLPLCAAMAVRNGLEEEDALKAITIWPAEILGVADRVGSLEVGKDADIVVWEGKPLNFEATPRTVLINGLIVKPE
- a CDS encoding RNA-binding transcriptional accessory protein; protein product: MDFISVISRELGLKTWQVGETVKLLDQGNTIPFIARYRKEATGELDETVLRTMADRLEYIRNLELRKEEVIRLINEQGKLDDGLRSKIEAAAKLQEVEDLYRPYKQKKRTRASIAREKGLEPLADWLFNQPAEGSLQEEAAKYLNPDLGVHDAAEALSGAQDIIAENVSDDAETRKLVRTRIYEWAEITAKAKKEERSPYEMYYEYKEPVRKIPPHRVLALNRGEKEEFLSVGLEIEADKILQLLEKKYLQGGPCQELMKEALQDSYKRLIYPSIEREIRAEITSRAGEQAVKVFSANLRQLLLQPPVRDKVIMGLDPGYRTGCKWALIDDTGKLGEVGVIYPNPPQNKKQEAKQLIAKVVEQYGVQIIAIGNGTASRETEELVTEFIRESGLPLEYIIVSEAGASVYSASPLAKEEFPDFDLSLRSAVSIARRLQDPLAELVKIEPKAIGVGQYQHDIQPRVLESSLGGVVESCVNTVGVNLNTASPSILKFVSGLNYTVAKNIVSYREKNGKFRCREELKKVSRLGEQTYIQCAGFIRLPDGNNCLENTPVHPESYDVASAILKKANLTAMNLKTNPEQVRAALGGFSAEELAEELQAGVPTVKDILEALLRPGRDPREDLPRPLLRQDITKLEDLQVGISLEGTVRNIVDFGAFVDIGVKNDGLVHISELSNSYVRHPMEVISVGDIVKVRVLSIDHARGRVSLSMKDI
- a CDS encoding type II toxin-antitoxin system PemK/MazF family toxin; this translates as MSIKRGEIFYAELNPVVGSEQGGTRPVLVIQNDIGNQYSPTTIIAAITSQISKAKLPTHVEVKAKRSGLERDSVILTEQIRTIDKSRLKEKVAVLDEEVMLRVDEAIEISLGLTEI
- a CDS encoding ribbon-helix-helix protein, CopG family, giving the protein MAETRRIVVCLPESIIEEVDEIVSSEKLNRSDFIKEAVYSVLIERRKAGIREQMRQGYVEMAQINLSMAVDLCQAEEEATMRYEGKLAWSVGYEY
- a CDS encoding glutamine amidotransferase, which codes for MKLTIFHLYPDLLDLYGDRGNVLALAARCRWRGIDVEIRRISLGEEMNFSEADILFLGGGSDREQSLLVQDLSTRSSELKAAIDDGLVMLTICGGYQLLGQYYQTGDGEKISGLGILDFYTIAGNKRLIGNAIVEMSSELLGSMSENISRQSDEVGVHNTMVGFENHSGKTYLGPELNSLGRVLRGYGNNGEDLQEGVRYKNVFGTYLHGPLLPKNPHIADLLLGLATRRKDPAYQLQMLEDSLEKAAHHAVIERFLTAGSITGSK